Proteins encoded by one window of Salicibibacter halophilus:
- the qoxA gene encoding cytochrome aa3 quinol oxidase subunit II translates to MFFALFMLILLSGCGLTVLDPQGTVGEQQRDLIILSIVFMFIIVLVVFILLTYFLVKYRERDGHRGYNPDIDGSVKLEVVWTVIPIIIVTILSIPTVYTIFNIEEVPEANTEEEEPLVVHATSANWKWIFSYPEENIETVNFINIPVERPVLFKLTSADSMASFWVPQLGGQRYNMAGMQTELYLQAGEEGTYYGRNANFTGEGFAEMRFDVNAIEEEAFNEWVTEVQDEAPVLTQDTYDQFMVPGHVGEYAFSGTHLDWVDHALDAEYALEARERQGYEPVNPHSPEAADDVPFYDIDVDTDAVENEERQNEGPAQEEEGDSNHHHHH, encoded by the coding sequence ATGTTTTTTGCGCTGTTTATGTTGATCCTTTTGAGCGGGTGCGGGCTGACGGTTCTTGACCCGCAAGGAACCGTGGGCGAGCAGCAACGGGATTTAATTATCCTTTCTATTGTTTTTATGTTTATTATCGTACTCGTTGTATTTATTTTGCTTACGTACTTTCTCGTAAAATACCGGGAAAGGGATGGGCATCGGGGCTACAATCCTGATATTGACGGAAGCGTAAAACTGGAAGTGGTATGGACGGTCATCCCGATTATCATCGTTACCATCCTGTCCATCCCGACGGTTTATACCATTTTTAATATCGAAGAAGTGCCTGAGGCGAACACGGAAGAGGAAGAACCGCTCGTCGTTCATGCCACGTCGGCGAATTGGAAATGGATATTCAGTTATCCGGAAGAAAATATTGAAACCGTTAATTTTATAAATATTCCGGTGGAACGTCCGGTGTTGTTTAAGCTCACCTCCGCTGATTCCATGGCTTCGTTCTGGGTTCCGCAACTGGGAGGCCAACGGTATAACATGGCCGGGATGCAGACGGAACTATACTTACAGGCAGGAGAAGAAGGCACTTATTATGGAAGGAACGCGAATTTTACGGGTGAAGGTTTCGCGGAGATGCGTTTTGATGTCAATGCTATCGAAGAAGAGGCGTTTAATGAGTGGGTCACGGAGGTTCAAGACGAAGCGCCTGTGCTGACCCAGGACACGTATGACCAATTTATGGTTCCGGGACATGTGGGCGAATATGCTTTTTCCGGCACGCATTTGGACTGGGTTGATCACGCGCTGGATGCAGAGTATGCACTGGAAGCACGTGAGAGGCAAGGGTATGAGCCAGTCAACCCTCATTCACCGGAAGCGGCGGACGATGTCCCCTTCTATGACATTGATGTAGACACGGATGCAGTCGAAAACGAAGAAAGGCAGAATGAAGGGCCAGCACAAGAGGAAGAGGGGGATTCCAACCATCACCATCATCATTAG
- a CDS encoding DEAD/DEAH box helicase, which produces MTFEELDLPPYLLKSVQQMGFTEATSIQEKVLPVARDGRDVIGQAQTGTGKTAAFALPIIEKVDPEDPSVQALILTPTRELAVQVCDEVNSLGRTKKVQAVAVYGGADMGRQIRELKSRPSIIVATPGRYMDHTRRKTIRPQSIHTVVLDEADEMLSMGFIEDIEEILGRIPEQRQTLLFSATMPDRLKKVADRFMTEPQTVSVKAKAMTVSNIEQFALKVPEKQKLSVLGRLLDFEDPDLAIIFGRTKRRVDELSEALEQQGYEVAGIHGDLKQAQRTNVLRRFKQGAVKYLVATDVAARGIDVSGVTHVFNFDIPQESDSYVHRIGRTGRAGHSGKAFTFAAPVEMDHMAMIEKATKGAIKHIDIPSEHEAEVARQERAAQELTKIIEKEDYAGLEPMAENLLKNHDQVTVVAAALSMLQKEKKEPAKKLTGERPIVTKQKRKPAGKKQGGGFQQRRGGGGRSKNHGRNRRNQNRRRSG; this is translated from the coding sequence ATGACATTTGAAGAATTGGATTTACCGCCCTATTTATTAAAAAGTGTACAACAGATGGGTTTCACAGAGGCCACATCGATTCAGGAAAAAGTATTGCCCGTTGCTCGTGATGGCCGCGATGTCATCGGCCAGGCGCAGACTGGGACAGGAAAAACCGCGGCCTTCGCACTTCCCATCATCGAAAAAGTTGACCCGGAGGACCCAAGCGTCCAAGCGCTCATATTGACACCTACCCGCGAATTGGCCGTGCAAGTTTGTGATGAAGTCAACAGCCTTGGGCGAACAAAAAAAGTGCAAGCCGTTGCTGTGTATGGTGGCGCCGATATGGGACGGCAAATCAGGGAATTAAAGTCCCGTCCGTCTATCATCGTCGCAACGCCGGGACGTTATATGGACCATACACGAAGAAAGACAATTCGTCCGCAATCCATTCATACCGTTGTGCTTGATGAAGCGGATGAAATGTTAAGCATGGGCTTTATTGAAGATATTGAAGAGATTTTGGGAAGAATTCCGGAACAACGGCAAACCCTTCTATTTTCGGCAACGATGCCGGATCGCTTGAAAAAAGTTGCCGATCGTTTTATGACGGAGCCGCAAACCGTCTCTGTCAAAGCGAAAGCGATGACCGTGTCCAACATCGAACAATTTGCGCTTAAAGTCCCCGAAAAGCAGAAGCTTTCTGTGCTCGGCAGGCTGCTTGATTTTGAAGACCCGGATCTCGCCATCATTTTCGGCCGCACAAAACGAAGGGTGGATGAACTGTCAGAAGCGCTCGAGCAACAGGGGTATGAAGTGGCAGGCATTCACGGAGACTTAAAGCAAGCGCAACGGACAAACGTGTTACGCCGTTTCAAGCAAGGAGCCGTGAAATATTTGGTGGCCACGGACGTGGCGGCCCGGGGGATTGACGTTTCGGGCGTCACCCACGTGTTTAATTTCGATATTCCGCAAGAGTCGGATAGTTACGTGCACCGGATCGGCCGGACCGGACGTGCAGGGCACTCTGGCAAAGCCTTCACATTCGCCGCTCCCGTTGAAATGGATCATATGGCGATGATTGAAAAGGCAACCAAAGGAGCCATTAAACACATCGATATCCCGAGTGAACATGAAGCAGAGGTGGCCAGGCAAGAACGCGCCGCCCAGGAGCTCACGAAAATCATCGAAAAAGAAGATTACGCCGGACTGGAACCAATGGCTGAAAATCTCCTAAAGAATCACGATCAAGTGACGGTAGTGGCTGCCGCCCTCTCCATGCTACAAAAAGAAAAAAAGGAACCAGCCAAAAAGCTCACCGGGGAACGCCCGATTGTGACCAAGCAAAAGCGGAAACCTGCAGGAAAGAAACAAGGGGGAGGTTTTCAGCAACGCCGCGGAGGCGGAGGACGTTCAAAAAATCATGGCCGTAACAGGAGAAATCAAAACCGGCGGCGTTCCGGTTAA